Proteins encoded within one genomic window of uncultured Draconibacterium sp.:
- a CDS encoding serine hydrolase domain-containing protein: MKRRIYVAVVVVGLAILAFKLQSFVGTEKAEAQVPQKVAIVEPEYNPVVEIENTVTRFDSLLEKNLKESGTVGAAVVITYKGKIALVRCFGVRKAGEKNPVNENTVFRLASVSKSVTGVLAGILDEKNIVKLDDRIVDYLPNFKLKNPEYTNQLTVRHLLSHTSGLIPHAYDLMVEDKVPLEQIIERLDQVDLTAAPGQLYGYQNVVYSIYDPITCAKTHQTFESVIKEKLFQPFGMADASVNFEDFKNNNNKAYPHYNRGHNRYSPMRLNDRYYTTAPAAGVNASISDLGHFLCTLTDDNSELFDTKARQTVFTPQVNSPLKRTYFRSWGRDVKSKRYGIGWRIVDYKGREIAYHGGYVLGYKAEIALCDQEDIGIAILSNSPNSATAKNIPTFLNMLFDYKDSVALQEEQKDDSSQNKS, encoded by the coding sequence TTGAAGAGAAGAATTTATGTTGCTGTGGTGGTAGTTGGGTTGGCAATTCTGGCTTTCAAATTACAGTCGTTCGTAGGAACAGAAAAGGCAGAAGCGCAAGTTCCACAGAAGGTTGCTATTGTTGAGCCCGAGTATAATCCCGTTGTTGAAATTGAAAATACAGTTACACGTTTCGATAGTTTACTGGAAAAAAACTTAAAGGAATCGGGTACTGTTGGAGCCGCAGTAGTAATTACCTACAAAGGAAAAATTGCGCTGGTGCGATGTTTTGGCGTTCGAAAAGCCGGTGAGAAAAATCCGGTAAACGAAAATACTGTTTTTCGCCTGGCTTCGGTTTCAAAATCAGTAACCGGAGTTTTAGCAGGAATTCTTGATGAAAAAAATATTGTAAAACTCGACGACCGCATTGTTGACTATCTCCCCAATTTCAAACTAAAAAATCCGGAATACACGAATCAGCTTACCGTTCGGCATTTACTGAGCCACACTTCCGGCTTGATTCCACACGCTTACGATCTTATGGTAGAGGACAAAGTGCCGCTGGAACAGATTATCGAGCGATTAGACCAGGTTGATCTTACCGCTGCTCCCGGGCAACTTTATGGATACCAAAATGTGGTTTACAGCATTTACGATCCGATTACCTGTGCAAAAACACACCAGACTTTCGAATCTGTGATAAAAGAAAAGTTATTCCAACCGTTTGGAATGGCTGATGCTTCGGTGAATTTTGAAGATTTTAAAAACAACAATAACAAAGCATATCCACATTACAATCGCGGGCACAATCGTTACAGCCCGATGCGTTTAAACGACCGCTATTACACCACAGCTCCGGCCGCCGGTGTTAATGCCAGCATTTCAGATCTTGGTCATTTTCTGTGCACTTTAACCGATGATAATTCGGAGCTATTCGACACAAAAGCACGTCAAACTGTTTTTACTCCACAGGTAAATTCGCCGTTAAAACGCACCTATTTCAGAAGCTGGGGCCGCGATGTAAAATCAAAACGTTATGGTATCGGCTGGCGAATCGTTGATTACAAAGGTCGCGAAATTGCCTATCACGGCGGATATGTTTTGGGCTACAAAGCAGAAATTGCCCTTTGCGATCAGGAAGATATTGGCATTGCAATTTTGAGTAATTCGCCAAACAGTGCCACGGCCAAAAATATTCCTACTTTCCTGAATATGTTGTTTGATTACAAAGACAGCGTGGCCTTACAAGAAGAACAAAAAGACGATTCTTCGCAAAACAAATCGTAA
- the nth gene encoding endonuclease III, translating into MRKKELFEYIIDYFEKSMPIAETELDYGNPFELIVAVVLSAQCTDKRVNKITPELLKRFPTPYKMAEVEPAEVFDYIRSCSYPNNKAKHLVGMAQKLIELFDGEVPSDVDDLQKLPGVGRKTANVIASVVYNKPALAVDTHVFRVAARIGLSTNAKTPLATEQQLMKYIPEELVPKAHHWLILHGRYTCLARKPKCEKCGLTEVCKFYKKEVQK; encoded by the coding sequence ATGAGAAAGAAAGAACTCTTTGAATACATCATAGACTATTTTGAAAAATCAATGCCAATTGCTGAAACAGAGCTCGATTACGGAAATCCGTTTGAGTTAATTGTTGCTGTGGTTTTATCGGCTCAATGCACCGATAAACGGGTAAATAAAATTACTCCTGAATTGCTGAAACGTTTTCCAACACCATATAAAATGGCAGAGGTGGAGCCGGCAGAAGTTTTCGATTATATAAGAAGTTGCTCGTATCCGAATAATAAAGCCAAACATCTGGTTGGGATGGCGCAAAAGCTTATTGAATTATTTGATGGAGAAGTTCCGAGTGATGTTGATGACCTGCAAAAATTACCCGGTGTTGGCCGTAAAACGGCCAATGTTATTGCCTCGGTAGTTTATAATAAACCGGCGCTGGCCGTTGATACCCATGTTTTTAGAGTTGCTGCTCGTATTGGATTAAGTACAAATGCAAAAACGCCTTTGGCAACCGAGCAGCAGTTAATGAAATACATTCCTGAAGAATTGGTGCCAAAAGCACATCACTGGCTGATTTTGCACGGACGTTACACGTGCCTGGCACGCAAACCCAAATGCGAGAAATGCGGATTGACAGAAGTTTGTAAGTTTTATAAAAAGGAAGTACAGAAATAA
- a CDS encoding pyridoxal-dependent decarboxylase gives MEKKNVHMSPEQFRKEGKKIIDWIADYYEQIEDYPVLSQVKPGDIINSLPDAAPQQGESIDEMIKDLDEKIMPGITHWQSPNFFAYFNANTSFPSILGDLVSSGLGVQGMLWATSPAATEVETRVLDWLADMMDMPEQFRSTSSGGGVIQDTASTAALTAIIAARERVTDFKTNEDGLKKKLVAYVSSQTHSSVEKGIKITGIGRANLRLIDADENCSMRTDLLEKQIQQDRTKGLIPFFVCGTIGTTSSTAIDPLPEIGRICKQEKCWFHIDAASLGTAMLCPEFRYLANGVELADSYSFNPHKWMFTNFDCNVFWVANRHELINTFSILPEYLRNKATESGEVFDYRDWHIQLGRRFRALKLWFVIRHYGVEGLQYLIREHVRLAKEFENRVKASEDFEVFVPTTMNLVCFRHKSDDAFNLKLMNTINESGKIFFTHTKLNGQVVLRMNIGQTHIEEKHVKQAWEIIQETANELESTK, from the coding sequence TTGGAAAAGAAAAACGTTCATATGAGCCCGGAACAGTTCCGGAAAGAAGGCAAAAAAATAATCGACTGGATTGCTGATTATTACGAACAGATAGAAGATTATCCTGTTCTTTCGCAGGTAAAACCCGGCGACATAATTAATTCTTTACCTGATGCTGCACCTCAACAAGGTGAAAGCATCGATGAAATGATTAAAGACCTGGATGAAAAAATTATGCCGGGAATTACGCACTGGCAGTCGCCCAACTTTTTCGCCTATTTTAATGCCAACACTTCTTTTCCCTCAATTTTAGGAGATTTAGTTTCCTCGGGACTTGGCGTGCAGGGAATGTTATGGGCAACCAGTCCGGCTGCTACCGAAGTTGAAACAAGAGTCCTCGACTGGCTGGCAGATATGATGGACATGCCCGAACAATTCCGGTCAACGTCGTCGGGTGGCGGCGTTATTCAAGATACAGCATCAACAGCCGCCCTAACGGCAATAATTGCAGCAAGGGAAAGAGTTACGGATTTTAAAACCAACGAAGACGGGCTGAAAAAAAAGTTAGTAGCGTATGTCTCTTCACAAACGCACTCTTCTGTTGAAAAAGGAATTAAAATTACGGGAATCGGCCGTGCCAACTTGCGATTAATTGATGCAGACGAAAACTGTTCGATGCGAACAGACTTGCTCGAAAAACAAATACAACAAGACCGCACTAAAGGATTAATTCCATTTTTTGTTTGCGGAACCATTGGCACAACTTCATCAACTGCAATCGATCCACTACCCGAAATTGGAAGAATCTGTAAACAAGAGAAATGCTGGTTTCATATTGATGCCGCCTCATTAGGAACAGCCATGCTTTGTCCTGAATTCAGATATTTAGCCAATGGCGTTGAATTGGCCGACAGTTACAGTTTTAATCCACACAAATGGATGTTTACCAATTTCGACTGTAACGTTTTTTGGGTAGCCAATCGACACGAACTCATCAATACATTTTCCATTCTGCCGGAGTATTTACGAAACAAAGCCACCGAATCCGGAGAAGTGTTTGATTACCGTGACTGGCACATTCAACTGGGGCGACGTTTCAGAGCGCTAAAACTTTGGTTTGTAATTCGTCACTACGGCGTTGAAGGACTTCAGTATCTTATTCGCGAACATGTGCGTCTGGCCAAAGAATTTGAGAATCGCGTAAAAGCTTCAGAAGATTTTGAAGTGTTTGTTCCAACAACGATGAACCTGGTTTGTTTCCGCCACAAATCAGACGATGCTTTTAACCTAAAACTAATGAATACCATCAACGAATCCGGAAAAATCTTTTTCACACACACCAAACTAAATGGCCAGGTTGTGCTTCGTATGAATATCGGGCAAACCCACATTGAAGAGAAGCACGTAAAGCAAGCCTGGGAAATAATTCAGGAAACTGCCAATGAATTAGAATCAACCAAATAA
- a CDS encoding acylphosphatase has product MNNGITFQYEIRVTGRVQGVGFRYYVQQQAKLLNVTGWVRNTVDGGVMVLAQGSEPAVKTLVDYLWVGPPLSLVKSVHHAELQVIETYTDFEVRY; this is encoded by the coding sequence ATGAATAACGGAATTACGTTTCAATACGAAATAAGAGTTACCGGTCGGGTTCAGGGAGTTGGTTTTCGTTACTACGTGCAGCAACAGGCCAAACTACTAAATGTTACTGGTTGGGTGCGAAATACGGTCGATGGTGGAGTGATGGTTCTGGCACAAGGAAGCGAACCGGCCGTAAAAACGCTGGTCGATTACCTTTGGGTTGGGCCTCCCCTTTCTCTGGTAAAAAGCGTTCACCACGCCGAACTTCAGGTAATAGAAACATACACCGACTTTGAAGTCAGGTATTAA
- a CDS encoding FAD:protein FMN transferase: MNQRILLLIGLILILQACNTGTSKYIANNGTIYGTYYNIKYESPNGEDLQTAIDEELQRLSHIFSHYDKEATITKVNNNAPVELEPEFVTSFLKAEEIAKITNGAFDITAGPLINAWGFGPEDRQKMTDEKVDSLKQICGYKKIRLENDKVVKENPHMTINMSAIAKGYTCDLIGKFLQKKGCLNYMVDIGGEVVAKGVNDKSKVWTIGIREPIENPFENELSAALMLENRAMATSGNYLNFYEEDGKKYAHTIDPISGYPVQHSLLSASVVANDCMTADAFATAFMVLGKDVGIEIARQIPGMEIYFIYADDNGENQVYMSEGFGEMLRK, encoded by the coding sequence ATGAATCAGCGAATACTTCTCCTTATTGGATTAATCCTTATTCTTCAAGCCTGTAATACAGGCACATCGAAATACATTGCCAATAACGGAACAATTTACGGCACCTACTACAATATTAAATACGAAAGCCCAAACGGCGAAGATCTGCAAACTGCTATTGATGAAGAACTGCAACGCTTGTCGCACATTTTTTCGCATTACGACAAAGAGGCTACTATTACGAAAGTAAATAACAACGCTCCTGTTGAGCTTGAACCGGAATTTGTAACCAGCTTCTTAAAAGCTGAGGAAATTGCAAAAATTACAAATGGTGCTTTTGATATTACGGCCGGCCCGCTGATTAACGCGTGGGGATTTGGACCTGAAGACCGACAAAAAATGACAGATGAAAAAGTTGATTCGTTAAAACAAATTTGTGGCTATAAAAAGATCCGCCTCGAAAATGACAAAGTCGTAAAAGAGAATCCGCACATGACAATAAATATGAGCGCCATTGCAAAAGGGTATACCTGCGATTTGATCGGTAAATTTCTGCAAAAGAAAGGCTGCCTAAACTATATGGTTGATATTGGCGGTGAAGTTGTAGCGAAAGGAGTGAATGATAAAAGTAAAGTTTGGACAATTGGGATTCGCGAACCTATCGAAAATCCATTCGAGAATGAATTAAGCGCAGCATTAATGCTTGAAAACCGTGCTATGGCAACATCAGGGAATTACCTGAACTTTTACGAAGAAGACGGTAAAAAATATGCGCACACCATCGATCCGATTTCAGGCTACCCGGTACAACACAGTTTGTTAAGCGCTTCGGTTGTTGCCAACGATTGTATGACCGCCGATGCTTTTGCCACCGCTTTTATGGTGCTTGGAAAAGATGTAGGTATTGAAATTGCACGCCAGATACCGGGAATGGAAATCTATTTTATTTATGCTGACGACAATGGTGAAAATCAGGTTTATATGTCGGAAGGTTTTGGAGAAATGCTCAGAAAATGA
- a CDS encoding MarR family transcriptional regulator, with translation MEFEHLKLSNQLCFPIYAASRLITRTYQPMLDELGITYPQYLVLMVLWEHDSMPVNTIAKRLILNTNTITPLLKRMEVQGIVKRTRSEEDERKVTVSLTDKGHKLRNQAAEIPGKLAARLDTDKISVEELIDLRKKLNRLINSITER, from the coding sequence ATGGAGTTCGAACATTTAAAACTCAGTAACCAGCTTTGTTTCCCTATTTATGCAGCTTCGCGTTTGATAACGCGCACGTATCAGCCAATGCTTGATGAACTGGGAATTACTTACCCGCAATACCTGGTTTTAATGGTACTTTGGGAACACGATTCCATGCCCGTAAATACAATTGCCAAAAGACTGATCCTGAACACCAACACCATTACTCCACTTTTAAAACGAATGGAAGTGCAGGGAATTGTAAAACGAACACGCTCGGAAGAGGATGAACGAAAAGTAACGGTTAGCCTGACAGACAAAGGCCACAAGTTACGCAATCAAGCAGCGGAAATACCGGGAAAGCTGGCCGCCCGACTCGACACCGACAAAATCTCGGTTGAAGAATTGATCGATCTAAGAAAAAAACTTAACCGTTTGATTAATTCTATAACTGAGCGATAA
- a CDS encoding glutathione peroxidase — protein MENNFYQFKATNLQGKEVAMDSYKGKTILVVNTASKCGLTPQFEGLEKLYKDYKDKGLVILGFPCNQFANQEPGDEKSIAEGCLLNYGVTFPMFSKIDVNGENAHPIYKYLKKELGGTFGSKIKWNFTKILIDAEGNPVKRFAPTTKPEKLEGHIAKLLQN, from the coding sequence ATGGAAAACAATTTTTATCAATTTAAAGCAACAAATTTGCAGGGCAAAGAAGTTGCCATGGACAGTTACAAAGGGAAAACTATTTTAGTAGTGAACACCGCCAGTAAATGTGGATTAACACCGCAGTTTGAAGGGCTGGAAAAACTGTACAAAGATTACAAAGACAAAGGATTAGTGATTCTTGGATTTCCGTGCAACCAGTTTGCGAACCAAGAACCGGGAGATGAAAAATCAATTGCTGAAGGCTGCCTGCTTAACTACGGGGTGACTTTCCCCATGTTCTCAAAAATAGATGTAAACGGAGAAAATGCACACCCCATTTACAAATACCTGAAAAAAGAACTGGGTGGAACTTTTGGCAGTAAGATCAAATGGAATTTTACGAAAATTCTGATCGATGCCGAAGGAAATCCGGTAAAACGATTTGCCCCAACCACAAAACCGGAAAAACTGGAAGGGCACATCGCAAAACTTTTGCAGAATTAA
- a CDS encoding metalloregulator ArsR/SmtB family transcription factor, whose translation MEVQIISDQQQKIARYAKALGHPIRVYVLQLLGKQSCCYSGDLSDELPIAKSTLSQHLKELKDAGLIQGEIEAPRIKYCVNKENWAEAQELFKDFLKID comes from the coding sequence ATGGAAGTACAAATAATTTCAGATCAACAGCAAAAAATAGCCCGTTATGCAAAAGCGTTAGGACATCCGATACGTGTGTATGTATTGCAATTGCTGGGTAAGCAGAGTTGTTGTTACAGTGGCGATTTAAGTGATGAGCTGCCTATTGCTAAGTCAACTTTATCGCAACATTTAAAAGAATTAAAGGATGCGGGATTGATTCAGGGCGAAATTGAAGCTCCTCGTATTAAATACTGCGTAAACAAAGAGAACTGGGCAGAAGCGCAGGAGTTGTTTAAAGATTTTCTGAAAATAGATTAA
- a CDS encoding thioredoxin family protein, whose protein sequence is MEIKVLGTGCAKCKKLEERTRNAVSELGVEASIEKVEDIYKIMQFGVMNTPALVVDGKVVMSGRLPGDKELKELLS, encoded by the coding sequence ATGGAGATAAAAGTGTTAGGAACCGGCTGTGCAAAATGCAAGAAGCTGGAAGAAAGAACAAGAAATGCCGTAAGTGAATTGGGCGTTGAGGCGTCGATCGAGAAAGTGGAAGACATTTATAAGATCATGCAGTTTGGTGTGATGAACACGCCGGCGCTGGTAGTTGACGGGAAAGTTGTAATGAGTGGACGACTTCCGGGAGATAAAGAATTGAAAGAACTGTTGTCGTAG